In Procambarus clarkii isolate CNS0578487 chromosome 53, FALCON_Pclarkii_2.0, whole genome shotgun sequence, the following proteins share a genomic window:
- the LOC123767092 gene encoding DNA-directed RNA polymerases I, II, and III subunit RPABC2, giving the protein MADEEFDGDDVGDDFEEAEDDENLDDLQGEEDDDNQTELVPAGEGQPVPTLKRITTPYMTKYERARVLGTRALQIAMCAPVMVEIDAESDPLQIAAKELRERKIPIIIRRYLPDGSFEDWGIDELIISDF; this is encoded by the exons ATGGCTGACGAGGAGTTCGATGGTGATGA TGTTGGTGATGACTTCGAGGAGGCAGAAGATGATGAGAATCTGGATGACCTGCAAGGAGAGGAG GATGATGATAACCAGACAGAGTTGGTACCTGCAGGGGAAGGTCAGCCAGTGCCTACACTCAAGAGAATCACGACACCTTATATGACCAA ATATGAAAGAGCTAGAGTATTGGGTACGAGAGCACTGCAGATTGCAATGTGTGCACCTGTCATGGTGGAAATTGATGCAGAATCGGATCCGCTCCAAATTGCTGCCAAAGAATTGAGGGAACGGAAAATTCCCATCATCATTCGCAGATATTTGCCAGACGGATCTTTTGAAGATTGGGGCATAGATGAACTTATCATCAGTGACTTCTAA